A stretch of Pseudomonas sp. 7SR1 DNA encodes these proteins:
- a CDS encoding exodeoxyribonuclease III: MRIISVNVNGIQAAVERGLLSWLQAQNADVICLQDTRASAFELDDAAFQLDGYFLYACDAEVPAQGGVALYSRLQPKAVINGLGFETADRYGRYLQADFDKVSIATLLLPSGQNGDEDLNQKFKLMDDFARYLDKQRRKRREYIYCGSLYVAQQKLDIKNWRDSQQSPGFLAPERAWMDEIIGNMGYVDALREVSREGDLYSWWPDNEQAEMLNLGWRFDYQLLTPGLRRFVRSARLPRQPRFSQHAPLIVDYDWTLTI; encoded by the coding sequence ATGCGGATCATCAGTGTGAACGTCAATGGTATTCAGGCTGCAGTGGAGCGAGGTTTGCTCAGTTGGCTGCAAGCACAGAATGCCGACGTCATCTGCCTGCAGGACACCCGCGCCTCCGCCTTTGAACTGGACGATGCAGCCTTCCAACTGGATGGTTACTTCCTTTATGCCTGCGATGCCGAAGTCCCCGCCCAGGGTGGCGTGGCCTTGTACTCGCGGCTGCAACCGAAGGCTGTCATCAACGGTCTCGGTTTCGAGACGGCGGACCGCTACGGGCGCTACCTGCAAGCCGATTTCGACAAGGTCAGCATCGCGACCTTACTGCTCCCGTCGGGGCAGAACGGCGATGAAGATTTGAATCAGAAATTCAAGTTGATGGACGACTTCGCCCGTTACCTGGATAAACAGCGGCGCAAACGTCGCGAGTACATCTATTGTGGCTCGCTGTACGTGGCGCAACAGAAGCTGGATATCAAGAACTGGCGCGACAGCCAGCAATCGCCTGGCTTCCTGGCGCCGGAACGGGCCTGGATGGACGAGATCATCGGCAACATGGGTTATGTCGATGCCCTGCGTGAAGTCAGCCGCGAAGGCGACCTGTACAGCTGGTGGCCAGACAACGAACAGGCCGAGATGCTCAACCTCGGCTGGCGTTTCGACTATCAGCTGCTGACGCCAGGCTTGCGCCGTTTCGTACGCAGCGCACGCCTGCCCCGCCAGCCACGGTTCTCGCAGCACGCACCGTTGATCGTGGACTACGACTGGACGCTGACGATCTGA
- the pyrE gene encoding orotate phosphoribosyltransferase, with protein MQAYQRDFIRFAIDRGVLRFGEFTLKSGRTSPYFFNAGLFNSGSALAQLGRFYAAAIVESGISFDVLFGPAYKGIPLAASTAVALAEHHGRDLPWCFNRKEAKAHGEGGSLVGAPLTGDVLIIDDVITAGTAIREVMQIIASQEGAKAAGVLIALNRQERGNGELSAIQEVERDFGIPVISIVSLNQVLEFLADDPQLKQHLPAVEAYRAQFGV; from the coding sequence ATGCAGGCGTATCAACGCGATTTCATTCGTTTTGCCATCGATCGCGGCGTTCTGCGCTTCGGTGAGTTCACCCTCAAGTCCGGGCGTACGAGCCCGTATTTCTTCAATGCCGGCCTGTTCAACAGCGGTTCGGCCCTGGCGCAGCTGGGCCGTTTCTACGCGGCGGCCATTGTCGAGAGTGGTATTTCGTTCGACGTCCTGTTCGGCCCCGCCTATAAAGGTATCCCGCTGGCCGCCAGCACCGCCGTCGCCCTGGCCGAACACCACGGCCGCGACCTGCCCTGGTGCTTCAACCGCAAGGAAGCCAAGGCCCATGGCGAAGGAGGCAGCCTGGTGGGCGCGCCGCTGACCGGTGACGTACTGATCATCGACGACGTGATCACCGCCGGCACCGCCATCCGCGAGGTGATGCAGATCATCGCTTCACAGGAAGGCGCCAAGGCCGCCGGTGTGCTGATCGCCCTGAACCGCCAGGAGCGCGGTAACGGCGAACTGTCGGCGATCCAGGAAGTGGAGCGTGATTTCGGCATCCCAGTGATCAGCATCGTGTCGCTGAACCAGGTCCTGGAGTTCCTGGCCGACGATCCGCAGCTCAAGCAGCATCTGCCGGCGGTGGAGGCCTACCGGGCGCAGTTCGGTGTTTAA
- the argB gene encoding acetylglutamate kinase: MTLEREAATNTAKVLSEALPYIRRYVGKTLVIKYGGNAMESEELKTGFARDIVLMKAVGINPVVVHGGGPQIGDLLKRLSIESHFIDGMRVTDAQTMDVVEMVLGGQVNKDIVNLINRHGGSAIGLTGKDAELIRAKKLTVTRQTPEMTQPEIIDIGHVGEVVGINTDLLNLLVKGDFIPVIAPIGVGANGESYNINADLVAGKVAEALKAEKLMLLTNIAGLMDKSGKVLTGLSTQQVDDLIADGTIYGGMLPKIRCALEAVQGGVGSSLIIDGRVPNAILLEIFTDTGVGTLISNRKRP; encoded by the coding sequence ATGACCCTCGAACGCGAAGCCGCCACCAATACCGCCAAGGTTCTGTCCGAAGCGTTGCCGTATATCCGACGCTACGTCGGCAAGACCCTGGTGATCAAATATGGCGGCAACGCGATGGAGAGCGAGGAGCTGAAGACCGGCTTCGCCCGCGACATCGTGCTGATGAAGGCCGTGGGCATCAACCCGGTGGTAGTACATGGTGGTGGCCCGCAGATCGGTGACCTGCTCAAGCGCCTGTCGATCGAAAGCCACTTCATCGATGGCATGCGCGTCACCGACGCGCAGACCATGGATGTGGTGGAAATGGTCCTCGGCGGCCAGGTCAACAAGGACATCGTCAACCTGATCAACCGCCATGGCGGCAGCGCCATCGGCCTGACCGGCAAGGACGCCGAGCTGATCCGGGCGAAGAAACTCACCGTTACCCGCCAGACACCGGAAATGACCCAGCCGGAAATCATCGACATCGGTCACGTGGGCGAAGTGGTCGGCATCAACACCGACCTGCTGAACCTGCTGGTCAAGGGCGACTTCATCCCGGTGATCGCGCCGATCGGCGTGGGCGCCAATGGAGAGTCGTACAACATCAACGCCGACCTGGTGGCCGGCAAGGTCGCCGAAGCCCTGAAGGCCGAAAAACTGATGTTGCTGACCAACATCGCCGGTTTGATGGATAAGTCGGGCAAGGTCCTGACCGGGCTGTCGACCCAACAGGTCGACGACCTGATCGCCGACGGCACTATCTACGGCGGCATGCTGCCGAAGATCCGCTGCGCGCTGGAAGCGGTACAGGGCGGCGTTGGTAGTTCGCTGATCATCGATGGTCGGGTGCCGAATGCGATCCTGCTGGAGATCTTTACCGATACTGGCGTGGGTACGTTGATCAGCAATCGCAAGCGTCCTTAA